The Thermodesulfovibrio thiophilus DSM 17215 genome includes the window GCTAGGGCATTGGCAGTGGGTAAAGCCAGTATGTTTCTTTATGATGAGCCAACAGCTGGTCTTGACCCTATCAACTCTGAACGAATAATATCGCTCATTGAAGACCTTGCAAATAAAGAAAATATAGGCTTTATGATTATAACCCATGTGGTTTATGTGGCATGGCAGCTTTGTAATCGATTTATCTTTATAAAAAATGGACAGATTGTTTTTGATGGTAATAGGAAAGAGTTCATTAAAACAGATATTCCCTATGTAAAAGATTTCATGAAAGAATTATTCTTCAAGGTCACTTACTAATCTTATCTAATTTTGTAGCTATATTTAGATTATTTCATTTAAAATAAAAATTATCTTTTGAAATTGGAGGTAAACCATGAAATATGTAAAGGGACTTAGATGCAGGGAGTGTGGCAGAGAATACCCTGTAGAACCCATATATGTCTGTGAGTTCTGTTTTGGCCCTCTTGAAGCAGTTTATGACTATACTAGGATAAAGAAGGTGTTATCAAAACGAACAATAGAAAAAAGACCAAAAACTCTCTGGAGATATAAAGAACTTTTGCCGATCGATGGTGAACCTGTGGTAGGACTTAACTCAGGATTTACCCCTCTTGTTAAAGCTGATAATCTTGCGAAATATCTTGGAGTAAAAGAACTTTATATAAAGGATGACACAGTTGGTCATCCAACTCTTTCTTTTAAAGACAGAGTGGTTGCTGTAGCACTTACAAAGGCACTGGAATTCGGATTTGACACTGTTGCCTGTGCATCAACAGGAAATCTCGCTCATGCTGTATCAGCTCATGGAGCAAAGGCTGGATTGAAAAGATTTATTTTTATTCCTGCAACGCTTGAACATAGTAAAATCGTTGCATCCATTGTTTATGAACCAAATCTTGTTGCTGTTGATGGTAACTACGATGATGTTAATAGACTCTGCAGTGAAATAGCCAATAGGTATAAATGGGCTTTTGTAAACATAAATATTCGCCCTTTTTATGCAGAAGGCTCAAAGACAATTGGTTTTGAAATAGTAGAACAACTTGGCTGGGAAGCTCCTGATAGTATTGTAATTCCCTGCGCCAGTGGTTCACTCCTTACAAAAGTGTGGAAAGCTTTGAAAGAGTTTAAAGAGCTTGGAATTCTTAAAAACCTTGAAACAAAAATATACGGTGCTCAGGCAACTGGATGTAATCCAATCTCAGCAGCATTCAAGCAGGGAACAGATGTAATCCGACCAGTAAAACCAAATACAATTGCAAAATCTCTGGCTATTGGGAATCCAGCAGATGGGTATTATGCTTTACAGGCTTTTAAAGAAAGTGGCGGATCAATAGAAGATGTATCTGATGAGGAAATAATTGAAGCCATACAGCTTTTAGCAAAAACTGAGGGTATTTTTACTGAAACAGCAGGCGGAGTGACACTTGCATCCTATATTAAGCTTCTGAAGACTGGAAAGATTGACAAAAAAGATCGTACAGTCTTGTGTATTACTGGAAATGGCCTTAAGACAGCAGAGGTTCTGGATGGTAAAACTGCGAAGCTATGTAATATTAAACCCAATATTGCTTCCTTTGAAGAAGCTCTAAAAGCAATTAATGAAGGAAAAGGGAGGTAAAAATGGCTGTAAAAGTATTAGTACCACCACCACTACAAAAAATTACTGCTGGTAAAGATGTTGTGGAAGCACCTTCTGGTAAGATAATAGATATAATCAATGCACTTGATAGGGAGTATCCAGGACTTGCAGAACGAATCTGTCAGGATGGCAAGGTAAGAAGGTTTATAAATATTTATGTCAATGAGGAGGATGTTAGATTTTTACAGGGAGAGGAAACTTTAGTTAAAGATGGTGATGAAGTTTCAATTGTTCCTGCTATAGCAGGAGGTAAAAGCTAAAGGAGGTTTTATGGGTGAGATTAAAAAATTAAGGGTGAGACTCACCTTCCCTCAAGAGTTAATTAAAGAACCCGTACTTTTCAGAATGGCAAAAAAATATGATGTTATGCCAAATATTCGCAGAGCAAGAATTACAGATAGCTTTGGTGAAATGATTCTTGAGCTTGAAGGAGTAGAGGAAAATCTTCAGCAGGGAATTGACTCTCTGAGAGAGCAGGGAGTGGTGGTTGAATTAATACAAGGAGATGTTATTGAATAGCTATGAGCTCTAAGTCAATATGGAAAGGAATTATAAAGGAATATTATGATTTTTTCCCTGTAACTGATAAAACGCCTATAGCAACTCTTTTAGAAGGGAATACTCCTCTTGTAAAAGTAAATAATTTGACAAAAAAATTAGGACTTGCTTTAGAACTTTATCTTAAATTTGATGGAGCAAATCCAACAGGTTCATTCAAAGACAGAGGAATGACTCTTGCCATATCAAAGGCTCTTGAATCAGGCTCTAAGGCAGTGATTTGCGCATCAACAGGTAATACTTCTGCAAGTGCTTCTGCTTATGCTGCAAGAGCAGGAATTAAAGCAATAGTTTTAATTCCTGAAGGTAAAATTGCGACAGGAAAACTTGTTCAGGCAATGATTCATGGAGCTGTTGTCATTCAGATTAAAGGAAATTTTGATCAGGCATTAAGCATTGTAAGAGCAATTGTTAAGGAGTATCCTAT containing:
- a CDS encoding NIL domain-containing protein, whose product is MGEIKKLRVRLTFPQELIKEPVLFRMAKKYDVMPNIRRARITDSFGEMILELEGVEENLQQGIDSLREQGVVVELIQGDVIE
- the thrC gene encoding threonine synthase, which gives rise to MKYVKGLRCRECGREYPVEPIYVCEFCFGPLEAVYDYTRIKKVLSKRTIEKRPKTLWRYKELLPIDGEPVVGLNSGFTPLVKADNLAKYLGVKELYIKDDTVGHPTLSFKDRVVAVALTKALEFGFDTVACASTGNLAHAVSAHGAKAGLKRFIFIPATLEHSKIVASIVYEPNLVAVDGNYDDVNRLCSEIANRYKWAFVNINIRPFYAEGSKTIGFEIVEQLGWEAPDSIVIPCASGSLLTKVWKALKEFKELGILKNLETKIYGAQATGCNPISAAFKQGTDVIRPVKPNTIAKSLAIGNPADGYYALQAFKESGGSIEDVSDEEIIEAIQLLAKTEGIFTETAGGVTLASYIKLLKTGKIDKKDRTVLCITGNGLKTAEVLDGKTAKLCNIKPNIASFEEALKAINEGKGR
- a CDS encoding MoaD/ThiS family protein, translated to MAVKVLVPPPLQKITAGKDVVEAPSGKIIDIINALDREYPGLAERICQDGKVRRFINIYVNEEDVRFLQGEETLVKDGDEVSIVPAIAGGKS